The genomic stretch aatctttctcacgtaagctctcagatgcatctgaggacaagatgccccatcatactgagtgaaagcggggaccttgaatttgcgaggaatgatcacatcggagactagacccaaactttcaaaatccagatcgggcgccttctgaccttccatagctagcatgcgttcttccagcaacttgtacttgccatcttttggagagtactgttcattctcgtaatcttcatcgtcatcctcagggttgaaaggatcagcattctcatcttctgaatctgtctctgtttcctcttcttgatccttcggaattctgattttgattcccgcagcctgtcctttaagccttcttcccgggttaatgtaactcacagctttcttgtctttcttcttctcgaccaaaagagccttcagttcctcctgccccttggataagcttagcatcatctccttgaattgagcattctgagtctggagatctttgacagtttgttcgagatccatttttctgtttggaggaaaaccgtgagaacactgatccctttagagtacctgttatgcaatgttatgttatgctatgcaatgtatgaaatgttttcaaggccttttggaatttaactttgtatagactaccaaaaaaggaaacttttttttgttttttttttttttgttttttttgtttttttttgttttttttttttgttttttttttttgtttgtacaaaacagagcaaagttaaatccctaagtccttgaaatggttagtacaatgttatgatgtcatgatgttatgatgttaagatgttatgatgttatgcaagcgcaaacatgtcacacaacaattattcctaggttttaaggcttgcatgagttccataggtaagtaccctccccactgaagtttggttggttcaacctgtcctagaatagtaaccgggttctagaaggatctcagatcatcgacctttctttaagtccacttcagtgcaacgccaagtggttgaccgaagcttccctaaagtccaatctcaaagagcGTAGTATCGAGTATCgaccaacctcagtcggaaccgaagccagttatctcactactttctaatggctaggatgagttaattagggttctaaaggtcaggttaatgctttgatgacaccacgcggaagccaaattttttctcaagtaacatgaggaacatcaggacaaccaaagtgtcgcattaaccgtagctatcattttaaccattccagtatacgccggatagtcgcgatgatctattgctacttacctaaggtacactagatccgggtgtaggatctttcactcaaaagcccccttaaaagaaggaacaataaaacataaatgattttttttttttaggtggacctctctttaacgcgtccccagcagagtcgccagttctgtcatacggtgaactgacttttattggatttgtaatcgcaatgtcgcggttagcaagagtcgccaccgacttttcttttatcccttaaggaaaggtggaaaagaacaggaaagaccttaattttaaattcttaggttcgggaggtactttatacaaagggaaggtattagcaccctttgtatccatggttatccatgggctcttaattgctcaatcatttatgttttctttgtttgaaaaaaaaagtggttgagaaatgtatgaaaaatgttttgaaaaggagaatttaactttgtaatgattcttgcatgaatgtatacaaagtggttatctcatttagttttttgaaagtagtttagaaaaatataacttggcaatgatcctagtacggatgtatgctaagtggtgatttccaaaagaagacgtttgaaaggcgtggggtgtgaaaagcatttttttgttaagaatgagcaattaaggttatacctgtccgaggtctttctgggcatttcccatccttatgagggtaaaactgtccttactattgagaagtaagtagttttatcctggggatgtataagggtcatcgtagggtcatcgataggtcattgaaggcaacagttgtgaagataccttagcattcgaagggactatcatcatttaaccgtaggctacaccgaagggtcatcgagggacagaatggtattttcgaaggcaacatccgagggactatgatgattttaccgaagggtctttgctaaggatatccccatattcgagggacatgaccgtaatattgtaatcgtggggtaatagagagaggtccgatatcattaatttaaagtccatgttttaagttcattaggtaattatggtgaatttccacattaaaaccaattaaaaccaacacattaaaatcaatcaatacattaaaaatcgacacattaaaattaattggtaatcaatatgaatcttcacattaaagtgaagtaatttGGACTCCATCTCCACGAAAGTCTCTCGCACGTAAGGGTACCTAGCCGGCCACTTCATTGGGGATATGGAAGCTTTTACATCATTCAACGCACGGGTTAGAGCATAAGGATAAAATATGATTTAATTAATACCATACAATGCCATAAAATAACAGTTAGAgttcaggccaaatgatgcaacaATAATGAAATACACATAAAATGGAACAGCAAagggacaaagcagccactgtcccgttcgctgctgcctcgcctagcgaaggctcagcgaaggctcgctgcagactcgcctagcgatgagctagcgagcgaccacgggtttggaatttcAGAACAGCATGACTCCAGCATATTACATATCTTATCACATTCAATTACAGCAATAACAGGGTCCAATATTCATGATGTTCAGACACATTTAAGCTTGCATGCAAAGTATGAACTCGTATCCAAAAATTCAATATATCATGCGGTGTTATGCATTTAGAGCTTATGGAATGAAGACATAAAACGgtaatgatacacaaacctgttaGCAACCTAGGGATGATGCTGAATTGACGGATCCTTGCTGGTGTCGGGTTGCGTTGGGCAGTGGTAACTCCGGTGCGGATACGTGGCCGTCAAAGTTCCCGtgctagggtttccgtccgtctttCTCTGCTTTTCCGTGTTGGTTCTCCGTTTTTTCGTCCGCCTCTCCGTTGTCTTTTTCGTGGCAgaagagcatgtatttatagtagtggcaatggtgacctaatgggcttgaaatgaggtccaaaatttccaattttcgcaagcttcgctaggcgaaggaattactcgcctagcgagcaaattaggtttgggctttttctggacctgacgcttcgctgggcgagtggcatgctgagatactcgctaggcgaaggagctgctcgcctagcgagcaagctacTTTGGaccgcctgtggattgggcctgtagtgagctgggcttttgtccgTTTGGCATCAGTGCCTTGCggaacaagtcagagggtctaggaaaatgctttgtaataccaacgggcaaattttggggtatgacacatgtTTTCTAGTCTCCAGCTCTTTGCAGGTCTCTCTGAGAACTGCCATAACAGCAGCTTTGTCTGGTTGGTTGCCAGCTTTGGATGTTTCTCCCGATGTCAAGACAATATCAGGGACATGCTtgcccaggaacagtttgtagctgaaggccaaaggactctctcttcttttcacaaagtcattatccgtcaggatgtgtggaaattgattcagcacaatgccacatatgagagatggaaaggcaataggtcccttcacactaaaactcccagcatgtttcattgtctgatcaaagatgtacgtaccatagtccacctttgccttggttcccactgcatagatgaactttcctaacatcacagacacagttgacttgtgatttgtgggtacccagttggctgctccaactttgtgtaacaTTGCATACTTTACACTTAGTTGACTGGTCAccagcttccctttgagaggccatttccggacttgctttgctgtgatgacttgacagattgtattgtcagtcacttcaagctctggttgcacttcatctgctcttcccaaatacagatttatcactgagggggaaaaggtcacacacttgccacgcacatagacctttctgaattctctggatttcccatcagcacactcctcGGATAGATTtacaatgaactccttcactaaggtctcatagcatttagggagttgagtcacagttctcatCAACCCTGCCTCTTTGATGAGATCCACAATCTCTTTGCATTCCAATGCATTCTGAGCCAGTTCTCTCTCCAAGGCCAGCCTTTTgtggtagacatacttccacctgttaacactggaggcaaagtggaaggacacattgtcaatgggaACTTCTGGGACACTAGCAGCCAACTTGCTAGAACACggcttcttcctggacatggatgttgtgacatcacatgggacatcagattcagactccaccaccacagccttggtcttcaacttcttgggcacctctttgctccaagatttggaaGGTCCATGACCTTTCCTTTTGCGAGCACTCTCTGTCCCTGTTTGCTTGTGAGGAGTTGTCTCATCAACTTCCTTGGATGGAGACCTTTGCATCACTGTCTTTTTCCCTCTCCTAGTTCTGACCCTCTTGGCTATGCTAGGGATAACCGAAGCCAACAGTTCGTTATCAGAGAACTCATCCAGGTTGACTGTGTCAGCTCTAGGGTTGGCCTCAACATCTTGAGGGACACTTaccttctcacctctcaccttGCTTACATGTTTATCATTCTTAGGACCCTCTTCAGGTAATCCAGACACATTCTCCCTTAACACTACTGCGGTTTCACGACATGCAACATCATCGGGAAcgatagtgttcaagggaacggaaaccccaggaacattccgATCACCGGACAGAATCTTAGTGACCATAGAGGCAATGGCATTGTGCACATACCTCGATCCTTCCTTGGAAGGGTTGTCCAGAGCGATAGCTGAGGAGATTCTGGAGACCGTTTCTTTTGGTCTTCTTGCATGGGGAGACGTTGCAGCGTTGGCACTAACTTCCTCCCGGTTGGGGTTGCCAAACTCCGTGCTGTGAGAATCGGACACGGTAGTGAAGGGGGTGGTATCGGATTGGTGTGCCATGCTGAATATCTCAGAGGGAAGTTGAACCGTTTCTTTGGATGAGGGTTTGCACGAATGGTGATTGAAGCGACGGAATGTGAAACGCTTTatgcaagagtaaggtctattagCTTTTGACCACTCATAGCtcactatttgttgtttaataatttgacttactaaacagtagctaactaacttcattagttgctataaatTTTCAGACGTACgcattccctctttgcccttaCTATTGTCACACTTAGCAgcgtacaatgtcatgacattacGGGTGACATTATACtctgtctgcatcaggttcctccatGCTAGGGTTGACCACCTGCCACCACACGCTAGGTGTTGAGATTCTGCAGACGACAATAATACACACCTCTGTCTATCCCTTGCTGTCATATCctttgtatgatgaccaataggtgCCAATGGCTCATTACTTTCAATCAGGCATTTTCCACAGTCTGTCTTTTTATCTAAAGACAGATATGAGACTCTTCTCATAGTTCTCTTGGAACTGCTTTTCTTCATTCCTTGTACCTGAAGGTGATCAAGTCTTCCAAGTCCCAacttcccttcctgatctcccttggctAAAGGACACTTGGGAAAGTTGagagagtctttagatttccatagatagcaattatctctggatctgtctcctctcatcacttcttgattgcatccattcaacaccacacatcctcccttggtaaattccaccttgcatccttggccacatagctggcttatgcttatgaggttcacagttagtccttttactaacaatacaccactcaattttggagcttcaggacagtccagcttaccaacacccttgacttctcttttagttccatcaccaaatgtTACAAACTTGGTGGTAGGAGGATGTAGATTCACTACtaggttgctcatcccagtcatatgccttgagcagccactatcaaggtaccagtCTTGTCTGATATGTGCCCTTGAAGatgtgtgagcaaggttagcaacacactgtTGATTCTCAGGAGAGAAGCGAAGCTTAGGTGCCTgctgcttaggattgacctgaggtgtctgcttagctgcccatgtttgtttcttaatggggacattatgcgtagacaccttcttcttaggcctaccttgtggggtctggtttgggtaaccatgcagcctatagcagaagggttttatgtgaccgaatctaccacagtaatgacatctccatctcttgaatttcttcttctgatgattgctcattctggttcctcgatgttgagacattgtatgtgacttccctttggatttctgaactttagcctttgggcgtgTGCGTTCAGCTGATGATCTTTTCCCAAGGCCTAAACCAGAagtggttccagacttctgtcctatcttcaggatctcttccaaggtgtcagatcccttatccaacattttgatggatttggtcatttggtctagcttagaggtcaacaaagagatctcacccttcagaccctctatgactttcagctgctctagtttctcagcttctagctctttgatgagtttcttatgcttttctccttggatacacacttctgcacttttaacacatagttctttatatgaggtagcaagttcatccaaggtgagctcatctccacttgagttatctTCTGAGGtacagacactggtcagagcagtgacatgtttggcagattctccttcagattcactctcagtgtcttcttctgaccaggtgacagatagccctttcctttgcctcataaggaaggtagggcagtcagccttaatatgaccatatccttcacacccatggcactggattcccttgccttggttgaacttttcttcagaagttgatcttttccttatgtcagacgggatgttcttgacattaggtctaccctgttgatcaaatttctttatgagcttgttaaactgtctcccaagcatggctaaggcttctgatatactttcatcaccttcagtatatcctgcttctgactcctcttcagcattagatacaaaagctacgcttttgtccttcttttcagccttctcacacaagcccatttcaaaggtttgaagagaaccaatgagctcatccaccttcatattgcagatgtcctgtgcctcctctatggttgtgaccttcatagcaaatctcttaggcaaggacctgagaatttttcttacaagtttctcttcagccattttctcacctagtgcaccagaggtgtttgcaatttcaagaatattcatgtgaaagtcatgaatagtctcatcctctttcatgctcagattttcaaacttggtggtcagcatctgaagtttggacatcttcaccttggaagtaccttcatgagttaccttgagggtatcccaaacttccttagctagttcacagtggtgcaccagcctgaagatgttcttactgattccattgaacaatgcattcaaggccttggaatttccaagagctaatgcctcttgctccttgtcccactcttcttcaggaacCTGCACACTGACTTCATCTTCACCTGTCCttgttggatgttcccatcctttgttgacagctctccagactttgctgtctagagaccttaagaaggctatcatacgaggcttccagtcatcataattagagccatccaacatgggtggtctatttgagtgtcctatatccttgtccatggtactagaaagtaacttccctagatctcacccagaaattcacaggcagggtgtctgctctgatgccaattaaaattctagttatcagactttagatgtcacacgggttgttatgacatccaattctgcacatacaggaattatgcagaacttaaacgtaagtgcagtaaataacacaagtaattgtttacccagttcagtccaacatgacctacatctgggggctaccaagccagggaggaaatccactattagtagtatcaattcaaagctaaactcacccgtttacaacttatcacttaatccctacccaatgcaatttcaatcttacactaagatcagagttcctactcactccccctcaatcacctcagtgattactacctttaatcaatattaaagacaatttgaagtcacacttcaaacaactcttgattgtgcttcacagctttaatcgagatacacagcactcacgcttaaaagctttgagcgacacaacacttacaactcaatgaacaccctatgccacagcaatcatctacttgataatggcttggcttacaagatacgtctaatacaagactcacaaaaatacagcagtgaagtatgatggacacacaaaatcttcacgcctcaaaatccccgaaactgaatgaaggaacgccttccttttatattgcagtacctgggcttttgcacctgtattctcctgaatttaaggtcacgcgagttcccataaattcaacatttaggttactaacaaataggctatttgttaggttcattaattgtagcttggttgttgatttcctggattttctctcagctgttgaatccctgaagaatagcctgagaaaaggctgaaacagaaaactgaacaacctacaatatagcatatgctgtcaggaatgaatgtcacgacattcagcttgacatcaaggtccatatgttgagtctgtttttccagaaaacagactgtacaattttgctgacctgtacatgatcaaaatgaccatactacagtaacagcttacattaataaatgtcaaagtgtccaatttaacatttacacattttgccttaagttagttctgttattctcttgaagaacagactaagtaacatgctgaagtatagcagaacaccactctgtctaatgttcagtagctgctgtcaatgatgaatgtcataacatccagtttgacattcagtcagtaggccttatgccaggtctggtcttcccttgataaccagactggaaataaatactaagttctaacagaacaccagctgttctattccttagtatctgctgacaggtatgaatgtcacagcatccagtttgacattccataaatcctgtgttagctaatcctgcagtaactacttAAGTGTGTCATGACttcagtcaagacatcagagtacagttagatattctaacctacaatgtagtcacacatacataccatgtcatgacatcagtcaagacattagtaaccagctagtgttttaccatataatgcagccaattaagcacctacagAATCCATTCATGTGTTTTGGAAGAAACTATAAATTGAAGAGCATGAAGTCACTAGAGAAGAGAGTGGGACATACTTGGACTTAGAAAAAGAATTTGAAGAGTTGAAGAGGTATTTTAGTATCTTGGATATTGTTGGTCAAAGGTCAATGAAGAAAAAAGTTTGGGAGCTAACATATTCATGCACAACTTACATGTGTCCTCCACCAATGAAGTATAAGCCAAAATAGGGAGTCAAAAGAGTAAAAATGAGCAAGAGAGTAATGTGCATCATGATCCTTCACATTGAGAGTATGTTAAGGCCTCGCATGGAAGTCATACGACAAAGAGATCATCTAGTTAAGCTTCATCAAATCAACTATCTAGCAAGTCTTGCAAATATCTTTACTTGTCTCAGTTTCCAATTTTCTTACATAACTACATTGAAGATATTATATAAGTGCATCCAAATGGAAATTGTGGTTTCCGTGATATTGTAGCTTTACTTGGATGGGTTGAAGAGTTATGGTCATTTGTTCGGACGCAATTAGGTAGTGAAATTTATCTAAACAATCAGATGTATTCCAAGGTGTTCTATGACACTATCTTTGAAGTTATGATTTTATTGTGAGTATCTAGTTTGGGTGCTCAAGATCGTGAGAAGTGGGTGATGATTCCTGATATAGGTTATTCTTTTTCTTCTAAATATAGTGTGGTTTTGATCTCGTTGTCTCGTAACCTTAACATCACTTTCTTCCTACTTGTGGTATCTTCATCTATGTCTGGGAGTAGACATTAGCTTATTGCAGTTGGTTTTATTAACAATAGTCGTTGGGTTCAAGTTGAAACCTAATTTTCCATTGTCTCTCGTCACTGACCGTTGGAGACAAAATTGTAGT from Lathyrus oleraceus cultivar Zhongwan6 chromosome 7, CAAS_Psat_ZW6_1.0, whole genome shotgun sequence encodes the following:
- the LOC127103107 gene encoding uncharacterized protein LOC127103107, coding for MAHQSDTTPFTTVSDSHSTEFGNPNREEVSANAATSPHARRPKETVSRISSAIALDNPSKEGSRYVHNAIASMVTKILSGDRNVPGVSVPLNTIVPDDVACRETAVVLRENVSGLPEEGPKNDKHVSKVRGEKVSVPQDVEANPRADTVNLDEFSDNELLASVIPSIAKRVRTRRGKKTVMQRSPSKEVDETTPHKQTGTESARKRKGHGPSKSWSKELALTSEEFGKILDSAKEKKRPYKGLGQFPKPKELAEVLDIPVEDLVPNIKVWGKVQGIPQEYLEKTAQVFARAQKWEAYDTIMALLIWD